TGGCGCGCGTGACGTCGGGACCCGGCGCAGCGCCGCTCGGAACCGTGGCGCTCAGCCGCTCGCCGACGATGAGCACGCCGCTCACCGCGGCCGGCATGATCGTGGGCACCTTCCAGTACATGGCGCCCGAGCAGCTGGAAGGGCAGGAAGCCGACACGCGCAGCGACATCTGGGCGTTCGGCGCCACGCTCTACGAGATGATCACCGGGCGTCGCGCCTTCGAGGGCGCCACCCAGGCGTCGCTCATCGCCTCGATCCTCAAGGAGCATCCGCGTCCGGTCGCCGAGTTCCAGCCGCTCACGCCGCCGGGCCTGGACCGCATCGTCGATCGCTGCCTGCAGAAGGATCCGGACAACCGCTGGCAGTCGGCGCGCGACCTGGCGCACGAGCTGCGCTGGATCGCCGAGGCCGGCTCGAAAGCCGGCGTCCCGGCGCCGGTCGCCGCGCGGCGGCAGAGCCGGGACCGGTTGCTGACGATGATCGCGGCCGCGGGCCTCCTGACCAGCATCGTCCTCGCCGCGCTGCTCGTCCTGCGCCGCCCGTCCGAGCCCGAGGTGCTGCGCTTCGACATCCGACCGCCGTCGGCGGTGCAGTTCCAGGATGCGCCGCGCATCTCCCCCGACGGCCGCTACCTGGCCTACACCGCGACTGACTCCACCGGGGCGAGCCGCATCTGGCTGCGCGCGCTCTCGGCCGCGACGGCTCAGCCCATGCCTGGAACCGAGGGGATCCAGTTCCGGCCGTTCTGGTCCTACGACAGCAAGTTTCTTGGCTTCTTCGCCGGCAACAAGCTGAAGAAGATCGCCGTCTCCGGCGGCCCGGCGACCTCTCTCGCCGACGTGGCGACCGGCGCCGACGGCGCATGGAGCCGCGACGGCGTGATCCTCTACGACGGGGCGACCAATGATCCCATCCGCCAGGTCTCGGCGGGGGGCGGGACGCCGACGACGGCGGTCGCGGGCGACACCACCAAGAACGAGCAGCTCGGCTGGCCCTTCTTCCTTCCCGATGGGAAGCACTACCTCTTCCTCGACGTCACGTCCCACACGCTGCGAGTCGGCAAGGTCGGATCGAAGGAGGTTCGGGTGCTCGGGCCATGCGACAGCCGCGCGGAGTACGCCCCGCCGGGATACGTGCTGTTCGTGCGCAATGGCACCCTGGTCGCTCAGGCCTTCGACGTGGGTGCGCTCAAGCTGAAGGGCGATCCGTTCCCGATCGCCGAGCCGGTGCGGAGCGGGCCGAACGGAGGCGCCGATTTCTCGGTCTCGCAGAACGGCGTCCTCATCTACGCCGCCGGGAACACGCAGTCCGGCCGGCTGCTCTGGGTCGACCGCAGCGGCAAGGAGCTCGAGACGGTGCGGGCCACCGGCATCGACAACTTCCACAACCTCGCACTGTCGCCCGACGGACGCCGGGCCGCGGTTCGTGTCATCGACCCCGTGGCCCGCAAGCGTGATCTGTGGACGATCGACATCGCCCGTGGCGTTCCTTCGCGGTTCACGTTCGATCCGGACAACGAGAACCATCCGCTGTGGTCGCCCGACGGCCAGCAGATCCTCTACTGGTCCGATCAGCCGGCCGCCAGCGGTCTGTACCTGAAGAACGCGAACGGCGCGGGGGAGGCGCGCAAGGTGCTCGCGGGCGAAGGGGAGCTGGCATGCAGCTCGTGGTCCCGCGACGGGCGCTCGGTGCTGTACGGCTTCAACAATCCCAAGAGCGCATTCTTCGAGATCTGGCTGCTTCCCATGACCGGAGAGGCCAAGCCCACGCCGCTGATCACGGGCCCCTACCATTGCGGCCAGGCAGTCTTCTCGCCCGATGGCCGGTGGGTCGCCTATACGTCGACCGAATCCGGGAAAGCGGAGATCTACGTCCAGAGCTTCCCCGAGCGATCGGGGAAGTGGCAGATCTCGGCCAACGGCGGCACCAATCCGAGGTGGGCACACAACGGCCGCGAGCTGTTCTTCCTCTCCCCGGAGCAGCGCATCATGGCCGCCGAAGTGAATTCCACCCCGGCGTTCGAGGCCTCGGTGCCGAGGCCACTGTTCATCGCCCATCTGCTCTTCCCCGGCACGCAGATCCGCTCCTATTACGAGCTGAGCCCCGACGATCAGCGCTTCCTGCTGGTGGCCACCGAGCCCGGCGACGTGCTCGCGGGATCGAGCGTGATCGTCAACTGGACCAAGACCTTCGAGAAGTAGCAGGAACCGCTACGTCACGTCGCGGCGGTCCTGGGGGTCGAGCGCGTCCCGCAGCCCGTCGCCGAGGAAATTGAAGCAGAAGAGCGTGAGCGAGAGCGCGATCCCGGGAAAGGTCACGAGCCACGGGAACAAGGCGATCAGCCGCGCCCCCTCGGACACCAGCGTCCCCCACGAAGCGTCGGGCGGCTGCACGCCGAGTCCGAGGAAGCTGAGAAAGGCCTCCTGCAGGATGATCGCCGGCACGGTGAGCGTGGTGTAGACGATCACCGGGCCGAGCGTGTTCGGCACGATGTGGCGGAAGATGATCTGCCCGTCGCCGGCGCCGAGCGCGCGGGCCGCCTCCACGAAGTTCTGGTTCTTGAGCGAGAGGACCTGACCGCGGACGATGCGCGCCATCGTCAGCCACTGCACGAGCCCGAGCGCCACGAACAGCATCAGGATGCTGCGGCTGAAGAACACCAGCAGCAGGATGACGAGGAAGATGTAGGGGAGCGAATAGAGCACGTCGACCACCCGCATCATGATCTCGTCGGCCCGTCCGCCGCGGTAGCCCGCGATCGCCCCGTAGCCCACGCCGATCACGAGGCTCACCAGCGTGCCGATGAAGCCGACGAGCAGCGAGATGCGGCCGCCGTAGATCACGCGCGCGAAGGTGTCGCGGCCGAGCTCGTCGGTTCCGAACCAGTGGGTGCCTGAAGGCGGCGAGGCGCCGAGTGCCAAGTTCTGAGCGGTGGGGTCGCTGAGCCCCGGAATCCAAGGTGCGGAGAAGGCGATCAGGCCGACGGCGACCAGGAAGATCCCCGAGGCGACGGCGAGGCGGTTTCGCCGCATCCGCTTCCACGCGTCGGCCCACAGGCTCTCGGGACGCGTGGAATGAGTCTCGACGCCGACCGCGGGACCCTGGGGTTGGTCGCGAATCACCGCAGCGCCCGTGCTCACGCCAACTCCACGCGTGGATCGAGCCGGGTATAGGCGACATCCACGAACAGGTTCAGCACCATGAGGAAGAAGGCATAGAAGAGCACCACGCCGAGCACCAGCGTGTAGTCGCGGTTGAACGCCGCGTTGACCAGATGCCTTCCCAGCCCGGGCACCGCGAAGATGCTCTCGACCACGATCGAGCCGGTGATGATGCGAGCCGCCGCCGGGCCCAGGTAGCTCACGACCGGCAGGATGCCGAGCTTGAGCGCGTGCTTGTAGACCACATCCTTCTCGGGCAAGCCCTTGGCGCGCGCGGTGCGGACGTAGTCCTGGCGCAGCACTTCGAGCATGCCGCCGCGCGTCAGCCGCGCGATGTAGGCGACATAAGCGGTGGACAGCGTCATCACCGGCAGGATGCGGCTCGAGGCGCCCTGCCACAGCGCGGGCGGCAGCAGAAAGAGCGAGAGAGACAGCGTGAGCACCAGCGCCGGGCCGAGCACGAAGTTGGGGATCGACACGCCGGCCAGCGCCGCCGCCATCGCCGCGTAGTCGCCGGCCTGGTTCTGCCTGAGCGCGGCGAACACGCCGATCGGCACCCCGATCATGACGGCGAGCAGCAACGCCCACAGTCCCAGCTCGAGCGACACCGGAAAGGCCTCGAGGATGATCTCCCGCACCTGTCGCGCCGGGAACTTGTACGAGGGACCGAAGTCGAATCGGACCGCATTGCCGAGAAAGGTGAAGTACTGCTCGTGGAGGGGACGGTCGAGACCGTATGACTTCTTGAGCTGCTCCAGCGCCGCGGGCGGGATCTCGCGCTCCGAGAGGAAAGGACCGCCGGGCGCGAGCCTCATCATGAAGAACGTGAGGGTGGCGATCACCCACAGCGTCGGGATCATCAACAGCAGACGCCGGACGACGAAGGTCCCCACGTCAGCGAACGCCGGCCACGGGGCCCTGGTGGGGGCGGTCCCAGCCGCGATCGATCCACACGTACTTGAGTGGGTGCGTATCGAGCGCGGTCGAGTAGAGCCCTCTCACGTAGGGCTTCACCAGCTCCGAGGTGGAGTACTGATAGATCGGGATCACCGGCGCCTGGTCGAGCACCATGGCCTCGGCCCTGCCCATGATCTCGAGGCGCTTCAACGGGTCGAGCTCGCGCGCCGCTTCCGCCATCAGCGCGTCATAGGCCGGGCTCTTCCAGCCGGTGCGGTTGTTGCCGTCGTTGCCCTGCATCATGCCGAGGAAGGTGTGAGGGTCGAGGTAGTCGCCGATCCACGAGCGGCGCGCGACGTCGTACTGGAGCGACACCGTGGCCTGCAGATAAGAGCCCCACTCCTGGTTGGACAGTTCCACGTCGATGCCGAGCGTTCGCTTCCACATCGACTGGACGGCCTCGGCGATCCGCCGGTGGTCCTCGCCGTTGTTGAATAGGATGGAGACCTTCGGAAATCCCTTGCCGCCGGGATAGCCCGCGCGCGCCAGGCATTCGCGCGCCTTCTCGGGGTCGTGCTTCTGCCCGGCCGGATGCCGGTAGCCGGGATAGCCGGAGGGCGCGAAATTCCCCCACGGCTCCTTGCTCTTCCGCAGCAGATCGCGGGCGATCGCTTCACGATCTACCGCGAATGCGAGCGCGCGGCGCACCCACACGTTGTCGTACGGCTTGCGGGTGACGTTGAACGAGTAGAAGTAGATCCCCTGGTAGAGGCCGGTGCGGAAGTCCTTGAACTCCCGGAGGTAGGGGATGTACTGCGCGGGAACGTAGCCGCTCGGGTTCCAGTCGACGACCCCGGCCTTGTAGAGGTTGGCGCAGGTGTTGAGGTCGTCGACCGAGAGCGCGACGACCTTGTCGAGGCGCACGCTGCGCGCGTCCCAGTAGCGTGGGTTCTTCACGAAGACGAAGCGATCGCCTTGCCGCCAGCGCTCGAGCAGGAACGGTCCGTTGCTCACGATGTGCTTCGGGTTCGTCCAGCGCTGGCCGTACTTCTCGATCAAGGGCCGCGGGACCGGCATCAGCGTGTAGTACTGCGTCATGAAGAGAAAGTAGGGGGTCGGCTGGGCGAGGCGGACGACGAAGGTGCTGTCGTCTCTGGCCGAGAGCCCGAGGCGGGTCTCGTCCTTGATCTCGCCCTTGTTGAAGGCTTCCCCGTTCTCGACCGGGAAGAGGAACGACGCGTACCGCGAAGCGGTTTCGGGGCGCAGGACGCGGACCCAGGACCAGCGGAAGTCCTCGGCGGTCAGCTTGGACCCATCGCTCCAGATGAGCCCGGGCCTCAGGTGGAAGGTATAGGTCCGGCCGTCCGGACTGACCTCCCAGCGGTAGGCCTGGCCGGGCTCGGGCTCGAGGGTCTTGGGGTTGGGTAGCGTGAGGCCTTCGAAGATGGCCCGGACCACCCGTCCGTCCGGCTGCCCGGAGATCACCCCTGGATCGATGCGCTCGGGCTCGGCGCCGTTGTTGTAGGTGAACACCTCCTCGGCCGGGGGCTTCACGCTCCCGAAGTATCGCGGCCCCGAGGTGGAGGTCTGGAGGGCTGCGCGATCCGATCCGGAGCAGCCGGCGACCAGCACCAGTACGCCGAGCAGTCGTCTCATGGCCTCGGAGTATAGCCAACGTGTCCCAGGGCGCCCGCGAAGCCTGGATGTAAGGCCCGGACGACAGATTCTCGGCGACCGATGCGGAGTTCCGACGCCGTGTCCGACAGCCCGAAGCCGCAGCCCCATGAGCCACAACGAAAAAGACCGCCGAAAAATCACCCGCCGCGATCGGCGCGGGCTTTGCACAGAGCCTCGCGCCTAGCTCTTTCGGCGCTCATGTGCTCCCCCGAGGCTCAGGCACCTCCCGGCGGCGTGACCGGGCCTGAAGAAGAAGGAATCCATGGAATCGATCTACGTGAAGTGCGGAGTGTGCGGGAACCAGCTTCCCGCGAGCTACGTTCGTCAACGCGGGTTCGTCACCTGCTCCTGCGGCCTCCGCATCGACTCGGTGCCGGGCGATCGCGAGCATCACCACCTGAGGAACTTCCTGTTCCTGGCGGTGACCGCCATCCTCATCACCGTCGCGGCCACGGTCGGCCGGCACTTCCTCGGCTAGGAGCGGGAAGGCCGGGGAAATCCGGCCACCGAGATCAAGTGCGGCGTCCGTGTGCCGATACCTTCCGGCGTGAGGCGCGAAGATCGCGCCACCGCATCCCGAATGCACGTCAGGGAGGAACCATGTCCGGCACAGCTCGCCCCACCATGGAAGAGATCAGGTCGATTCTTGCGGACATGGCCCGATGCGTCGCGTCGGATGAAGATCCCACCCTGGATCCAGTGATTCGCGCCGGGATCCGGCGCGCGGTCGACGAGCTCGAGCGATTCATTCCCGGTCTCGAGCCGGTTCCCGATGCCGAGGGCGCGCGCCACATGGTCTCCGCCGCCGGCAACGCGCTGCTCGCCGGTCGCCCGCGGGTTGCCCTGGCGCGCGCGCTGCGAGGCCTGTCCTACGCCCCTCACCATCCGGAGCTCCATTACCTGGCGGCTTCCTCGTGCTTCGAGCTCGCCGCCGCCAGCGAAGCGATCTCGCTGCTCGCGCATACGCTGTGGATCCACCCCGGCCACGAGAAGGCGCGGCGCGAGCTGGACACCCTCTCGGTGTTCGGTTCAGGTGAAGAAACGGGCTTCGGCGACAACACGGATCAGGACGAGGATCGCGCCGCCTGATCACGCGACGCGCATGCCGGGCGTGGCTCGCTTCGGCTCGCCGGGCTGTGCAACACTCAGCGCGTGCGCTGGTCATTCCGTATCGGCACCATCGCGGGCATCCGCGTCGAGCTGCACGTCACCTTCCTGCTCTTCGTCCTCTGGGCCGGACTCTCGCAGGGATTGCTGACGGGTGACGTGCTCGGCGCCGTGAGCGGCGTCACTCTCCTGCTTTCGGTGTTCGGCTGCGTGCTTCTCCACGAGCTCGGCCACGCCATGGCTGCCCGCCGGTACGGCATCCGCACCCGCGACATCGTGCTCCTGCCGATTGGTGGCGTCGCACGACTCGAGCGCATGCCGAGCCGCCCATCCCAGGAAGTGGTCGTGGCCCTGGCGGGCCCTGCGGTGAACCTGGTGATCGCGGCCGGGCTCTTTGGGTTCCTGACCCAGGTTCCGATCGGAAGCGCGGCCGTCGCCGAGGTCCTGCAGTCGCTGCTCCAGGTCAATGTGCTGATGCTGGGTTTCAACCTGATCCCGGCTTTTCCGATGGATGGCGGCCGCGTGCTGCGCGCCCTGCTCGCCATGAAGATGCCCCACGTGCGCGCCACGCGCTTCGCCGCGGGTGTGGGGCAGGCCATTGCGCTCGTATTCGCCGTCGTGGGCTTCGGCGTCTTCCACAACCCGATGCTGATCTTCATTGGCCTGTTCGTCTTCCTCATGGCCGGCGAGGAACAGGCCCTGGCGAGTGCCCGAGCGACGATGACCGGGTTCCCGGTCCGGTCCGCGATGATCACCGAGTTCGAGACGCTCGACGCCTCGGACCCTTTGCAGCGGGCGGTGGATCTGCTGATGAGCGGAAGCCAGCAGGACTTTCCGGTGCTGGAGAACGGCGCGCCGATCGGTATCCTGTCGCGGGCCGATCTGATTGCCGCGCTCAAGACGATCGGCGTCCACGGGCGGGTCTCCGAGGCCATCCAGCGCGAGTCCCAGATGGCCGATCCAGGTGAGCCGCTGGAGGATGTGTTCCAGCGCATGCGGGAGCGTCGCCGCTCGGCGCTTCCGGTGGTGAGCGCCGGCCATCTTGTGGGCATGGTGACCACCGAAAACGTCGGGGAGCTCTTGCTGGTCCAGGACGCGCTACGTCGTCATTCCGGCCGGTGACCGTGGCTTCGCACCACGTCCCAGTCGGCCGCATCGCCGCGCTGCTCGCGCTCGCGGTCGGGATCTGGGCGCTGGCCCGCGGGGCCCAGGAGCCGCGCTGGCGCTCGCTCACTCCGGGCGCCGAGTTCGCGCTTCTGCGCGGCGAGCCCTATTGCCGCCACGGCTCGGCCGACATCGCCGTGCTGCGGCTCGATCCGTCGCGAGTGGGCCTCAAGGTTCTGCACTTCACCCGGCAACCCGATCATCGCCCGCTTTCGCTGCCAGAGTGGCAGAAGCGTTTCCGGGCCATGGCTGTGTTCAATGCCGGGCAGTACTACCCCGATCTTTCCTACATGGGCATGCTGGTGAGCGACGGCGAGGTGGTGTCCTCGCGGCCGCACCCCAGCTTTCGAGCCGCGCTCGTCGCCACGCCCGACCGCGGTCCCCGCGACGCCAAGGTGCTCGACCTCAACCAGGTGTCGCTCAAAGCCGCCCGCGGCGAGTGGCGGGAGATCGCCCAGTCCTTCATGTTGTTCGACCAGAAAGGCCAGAGGCGGGTACGAAAGACCGAGCAAGTGGCAAACCGGACCGTGGTCGGGCAGGACCGCCGCGGGAACCTGGTGGTCATCACGAGCGAAGGAGGCTACACGCTGTGGGAGTTCGCCGAGCTGCTGCAACGATCTCCGCTCCAGCTCACTCACGCGATGTCGATGGATGGAGGCCACGAAGCGGGACTGTGCGTGGTCGCGGGGCGCTTTCGCTACGGCACCTTCGGCCACTGGAGCGACGATCATCCGCCCGACGCGGCCGTTCCTCTTCCCGCGGTGGTCGCCGTGATGGCGCGATGACCAGCATCCCTTGTCCGCGCTGCGGCCGGACCGTGCATCGCGTGGCCTCCGGGCGCCCGGTGGGCGTCATGAAGATCCGGTGCCCGCGCTGCCGTTATCTGATGTTCGACTACCCGCGCCCCTGCGCGGGCGTGGTAGTGCTGAGGGGCGAGTCGGTGCTGCTCTTGCGGCGCGGCCATCTGCCGAAGCGCGGCTGGCTGGATCTTCCGGGAGGATTCGTCGAGGCAGGAGAGGACCTCGAGCAGGCGGCGCGCCGCGAGCTGCGCGAGGAAACCGGCCTGGTCGTGGGGCCGGTCCACTCGCTCGGCTACCACTGGGATCGTTACCCGTTGAAGGGCTACGGGGCATTCCCGACGATGAACTTCTACTACGCGGCTCGCTGGCGCAAAGGCGTACCGCGTGCCGCCGACGACGCGGCGGCCGCCGACTGGGTTCCCTTCAACCGGCTTCCCGCCGCGCGCCGCCGATTCGCATGGCCCCACATGGCCACGGTGCTGCGCGAGGCACGCCGGCAGCTCGGCGGAGGGCACTGATTTGGACTGGCTCGGCACCCGCGAGATGGCGGGCGGATCCGTGGGCCGCTATCGGATCTTCTTCCAGGGCGTCGAATGCGGGGAGGAGCGCTGGTCCATCGAGCCGCACCAGGATGGCCTGGTGGCGAGCGGCGCCCAGGAGACCCTGGCGCCGCACCCGCTTCCGAACCGGCACGAATACCGGGCGACGCTCGGCGCCGACGGCCGGCTCACGGGGCTGGAGATCCAGTGGAGCGTGGGCCCGCAGCGATTGCTTGCCCTCCATCACGCCGAAGGCGGCATCTGGCGGGCGCGCATCGAGCTCGGCGGACACGTGAAGGAGCAGCACGGCGACTACCCCGAGTTCTGCGAGGTCGACTACGCCACCCATCTCATGAGCTGGTTCGTGCTCGCGCGCCGCGACTTCGCGCTGGGCGGGGAGCACGAGTTCCCGGTCCTCCGGATCGGTCCCCCGTACATGGCGGTTTCCCCCGAGCGCATGCGCATCCGCTGTGTGGAGGCAGGGGCCTTCGAGACCCCGTTCGGGCGTCTGGAAGCCAAACGCTACGTGGTCAGCCTGCCCCCCAGATCCGAGGCGGAGGGTTACAGCTTCTGGGCCGATAACGATGGCATGGTCCTCGAATCGTACGACGACCCGAATGGAGACCGGCCCTGGATGCGCCTGGTCGAGTGGGCCCGCCGATGAGCACGGCCCCGGGGTCCCCGCAAGGCTCTGCTATCCTGCCGCCCGGTCCAACCACCCGTCCTCCGGACGCGACTCGAGGAAGCCGCATGAAGGGCCTGGTCATCGTGGTGGTCCTGGTGCTGTCCGTCGCGATCCTGATCGAGGTCGTCGCGATCGGAGGCGCCTGGTTGCTCCATCGCCAGGGCAAGATCGCCGACGAGATCGCGTGGCTCGAAGGCCTGCAGCCGATCATGGTCTGGGATCGGGCGCTCGAGGGGCAGATCGACCGCCTCTATCGAGAGCGCGTGCGGGCGGAGCTGGATGCCGATCGTCTCGATCGCGCCGTCCACGCACTTCGCCTGGCTCGCGGGCGCGCGCTCTCTCGCGGTCTCAAGCCCGATCCCGATCTGACCTCACTTGGCATCGAGACATTCACCCGCGCGGCCGACCGCGTGGAAGCCCACGGCCAGCTGAAGGGAGCCGCCGACTGGGACGACAGCCTGTTCGTGTTCGCGGTTCGCGCTCAGGAGCCGCACCACCGCTTCGCGGCGGTGGCGGCCTTCGTGGAAGGGCTCGACCTTCGCGTTCGAGCTGGGGATCCATGCGGGGCGCTCAGCCGAGTCGAGTGGGCGCGCCGGGGGTTGGGCGGCGAGATCCCGGGATTCCAGCCAAACGTCGAGGAAGACCTGCTCACCCAGTGCCGCGCAGCTCGCAGAAATCGGCGACCCTGAGCATGCAAGCTATAGAGCCGCTTTGTTTCTGCTTCAGAACGAGCTTTTTCTCGAAGCCGCATTGCTGCAAGTCGAGTCGCGCGGAATCCTGAAGTCGAAGCGTTCATCCTGACTCCAGACGGTTCTTCGATGAGGCGCTATTTCTTTTTGGTTGAGGCGCGGCGCGCGACTTCTCTATTGTTGTGACGCGGGGAGCGACTCGCGGAGATGCCGCGTGAGCACACAAGCGAAGCGGTAATCACGCACACCGCTTGGCGCTCCCGAAGTGAAGGGCGGAGGCTGGCGCTTCCGCCCTTCGTATTTCTTGTGCGGCGCTCAGCGCAGCAACACGAACATCCTCGCCGCGCGAATCCCGCTCGCCGTCGTGACGCGCACCCAATACACGCCCCCGGCGACGCGCGCACCGCCCGCGCCCGTGCCATCCCAGTCGAAGGTGTGTGGGCCCTCATCGAGCTGCCCGTCCGCAAGATTCATCAGCCTTCGGCCCGTGACATCATAGATCGCGACGGTGGCTCGCTCAGTCTTCGGCAGGACGAGCCGAATCGTGGCGGAGCCGTGTGTGGGATTGCTCGCCAGGCTGAGGAACGCCGAGGCATCCGCGCCCATCGGGACATCGGTACACGTGGTGAGGGGACAGGCCGGAGTGCAAGACAGTGAGCCAAATGGGCCACTGAGCACGCCATATGCGTACTGCCGGCGCCCGGTCGTACTCGCGTTGCCAAGACTGCCGAGCTCTGCCAAGTCGAAGCCATCGAGAAGGCTGAT
The sequence above is a segment of the Candidatus Eisenbacteria bacterium genome. Coding sequences within it:
- a CDS encoding protein kinase; translated protein: MPVAAGTKLGPYEIVAPIGAGGMGEVYKARDTRLERAVAIKVLPEHLSLTPDLRTRFDREAKAVSSLNHPNICTLYDIGHQDGIDYLVMEHLEGETLAQRLERGPLPVSEALKVASEIADALDKAHRQGMVHRDLKPGNVMLTKTGAKLLDFGLARVTSGPGAAPLGTVALSRSPTMSTPLTAAGMIVGTFQYMAPEQLEGQEADTRSDIWAFGATLYEMITGRRAFEGATQASLIASILKEHPRPVAEFQPLTPPGLDRIVDRCLQKDPDNRWQSARDLAHELRWIAEAGSKAGVPAPVAARRQSRDRLLTMIAAAGLLTSIVLAALLVLRRPSEPEVLRFDIRPPSAVQFQDAPRISPDGRYLAYTATDSTGASRIWLRALSAATAQPMPGTEGIQFRPFWSYDSKFLGFFAGNKLKKIAVSGGPATSLADVATGADGAWSRDGVILYDGATNDPIRQVSAGGGTPTTAVAGDTTKNEQLGWPFFLPDGKHYLFLDVTSHTLRVGKVGSKEVRVLGPCDSRAEYAPPGYVLFVRNGTLVAQAFDVGALKLKGDPFPIAEPVRSGPNGGADFSVSQNGVLIYAAGNTQSGRLLWVDRSGKELETVRATGIDNFHNLALSPDGRRAAVRVIDPVARKRDLWTIDIARGVPSRFTFDPDNENHPLWSPDGQQILYWSDQPAASGLYLKNANGAGEARKVLAGEGELACSSWSRDGRSVLYGFNNPKSAFFEIWLLPMTGEAKPTPLITGPYHCGQAVFSPDGRWVAYTSTESGKAEIYVQSFPERSGKWQISANGGTNPRWAHNGRELFFLSPEQRIMAAEVNSTPAFEASVPRPLFIAHLLFPGTQIRSYYELSPDDQRFLLVATEPGDVLAGSSVIVNWTKTFEK
- a CDS encoding ABC transporter permease translates to MSTGAAVIRDQPQGPAVGVETHSTRPESLWADAWKRMRRNRLAVASGIFLVAVGLIAFSAPWIPGLSDPTAQNLALGASPPSGTHWFGTDELGRDTFARVIYGGRISLLVGFIGTLVSLVIGVGYGAIAGYRGGRADEIMMRVVDVLYSLPYIFLVILLLVFFSRSILMLFVALGLVQWLTMARIVRGQVLSLKNQNFVEAARALGAGDGQIIFRHIVPNTLGPVIVYTTLTVPAIILQEAFLSFLGLGVQPPDASWGTLVSEGARLIALFPWLVTFPGIALSLTLFCFNFLGDGLRDALDPQDRRDVT
- a CDS encoding ABC transporter permease, with amino-acid sequence MGTFVVRRLLLMIPTLWVIATLTFFMMRLAPGGPFLSEREIPPAALEQLKKSYGLDRPLHEQYFTFLGNAVRFDFGPSYKFPARQVREIILEAFPVSLELGLWALLLAVMIGVPIGVFAALRQNQAGDYAAMAAALAGVSIPNFVLGPALVLTLSLSLFLLPPALWQGASSRILPVMTLSTAYVAYIARLTRGGMLEVLRQDYVRTARAKGLPEKDVVYKHALKLGILPVVSYLGPAAARIITGSIVVESIFAVPGLGRHLVNAAFNRDYTLVLGVVLFYAFFLMVLNLFVDVAYTRLDPRVELA
- a CDS encoding peptide ABC transporter substrate-binding protein; amino-acid sequence: MRRLLGVLVLVAGCSGSDRAALQTSTSGPRYFGSVKPPAEEVFTYNNGAEPERIDPGVISGQPDGRVVRAIFEGLTLPNPKTLEPEPGQAYRWEVSPDGRTYTFHLRPGLIWSDGSKLTAEDFRWSWVRVLRPETASRYASFLFPVENGEAFNKGEIKDETRLGLSARDDSTFVVRLAQPTPYFLFMTQYYTLMPVPRPLIEKYGQRWTNPKHIVSNGPFLLERWRQGDRFVFVKNPRYWDARSVRLDKVVALSVDDLNTCANLYKAGVVDWNPSGYVPAQYIPYLREFKDFRTGLYQGIYFYSFNVTRKPYDNVWVRRALAFAVDREAIARDLLRKSKEPWGNFAPSGYPGYRHPAGQKHDPEKARECLARAGYPGGKGFPKVSILFNNGEDHRRIAEAVQSMWKRTLGIDVELSNQEWGSYLQATVSLQYDVARRSWIGDYLDPHTFLGMMQGNDGNNRTGWKSPAYDALMAEAARELDPLKRLEIMGRAEAMVLDQAPVIPIYQYSTSELVKPYVRGLYSTALDTHPLKYVWIDRGWDRPHQGPVAGVR
- a CDS encoding site-2 protease family protein, which translates into the protein MRWSFRIGTIAGIRVELHVTFLLFVLWAGLSQGLLTGDVLGAVSGVTLLLSVFGCVLLHELGHAMAARRYGIRTRDIVLLPIGGVARLERMPSRPSQEVVVALAGPAVNLVIAAGLFGFLTQVPIGSAAVAEVLQSLLQVNVLMLGFNLIPAFPMDGGRVLRALLAMKMPHVRATRFAAGVGQAIALVFAVVGFGVFHNPMLIFIGLFVFLMAGEEQALASARATMTGFPVRSAMITEFETLDASDPLQRAVDLLMSGSQQDFPVLENGAPIGILSRADLIAALKTIGVHGRVSEAIQRESQMADPGEPLEDVFQRMRERRRSALPVVSAGHLVGMVTTENVGELLLVQDALRRHSGR
- a CDS encoding phosphodiester glycosidase family protein: MASHHVPVGRIAALLALAVGIWALARGAQEPRWRSLTPGAEFALLRGEPYCRHGSADIAVLRLDPSRVGLKVLHFTRQPDHRPLSLPEWQKRFRAMAVFNAGQYYPDLSYMGMLVSDGEVVSSRPHPSFRAALVATPDRGPRDAKVLDLNQVSLKAARGEWREIAQSFMLFDQKGQRRVRKTEQVANRTVVGQDRRGNLVVITSEGGYTLWEFAELLQRSPLQLTHAMSMDGGHEAGLCVVAGRFRYGTFGHWSDDHPPDAAVPLPAVVAVMAR
- a CDS encoding NUDIX domain-containing protein yields the protein MKIRCPRCRYLMFDYPRPCAGVVVLRGESVLLLRRGHLPKRGWLDLPGGFVEAGEDLEQAARRELREETGLVVGPVHSLGYHWDRYPLKGYGAFPTMNFYYAARWRKGVPRAADDAAAADWVPFNRLPAARRRFAWPHMATVLREARRQLGGGH
- a CDS encoding FlgD immunoglobulin-like domain containing protein → GLWFMGSGFGQSESVAHPSFVSTYLRASLLSGDYRSLSGNSNPSVTLDVMPPPSPMGPFGLRSNAHDVFVVNSTSPPGQAKAYYENVGSFGPYVASVYAPNSGGIRPFISLLDGFDLAELGSLGNASTTGRRQYAYGVLSGPFGSLSCTPACPLTTCTDVPMGADASAFLSLASNPTHGSATIRLVLPKTERATVAIYDVTGRRLMNLADGQLDEGPHTFDWDGTGAGGARVAGGVYWVRVTTASGIRAARMFVLLR